The Seriola aureovittata isolate HTS-2021-v1 ecotype China chromosome 12, ASM2101889v1, whole genome shotgun sequence genome window below encodes:
- the si:ch211-119o8.4 gene encoding galanin receptor 2b: MPAIVNLLFNVVSTNTTISFPVVLPMFSMVSLLVGVGGHLLLWLVLVRNPRSRSKPSSVLLLNLSLSDLGALFTLPCVLLSASFQDWQLGGGTCVLLGFMTSVTVGVEIFSLAALSVLRYRIVAPRMRLPASLTQVLCAVVAIWLVSVTMALPKVTYINFDGGCTWSVGRDKWLFFLVPAFLFYYVAPLLCIAINCGLIISHLHSCRGTLAADRRNKKATALLIGSTLVFAVSWLPYYALEFVNVMSPWVSSAASPVSRFGVRLSSTLSPSHEQSEESETRVSLLWEVASMAAILLVCLAPCWNPPLYFLLSRPAVRQLRALLPSFFHKYLGKKPIQRWRIAPAPPPHLPHPQPPAHSPTHQTVTHKLMQ, translated from the exons ATGCCTGCCATAGTCAACCTCCTCTTCAACGTTGTCTCCACCAACACCACTATCTCCTTCCCCGTGGTGCTTCCCATGTTCAGCATGGTCTCTCTTCTGGTGGGGGTCGGAGGTCACCTCCTACTGTGGCTGGTGCTGGTGAGGAACCCCCGCAGTCGCTCCAAGCCGAGCTCCGTCCTGCTCCTCAACCTCAGCCTGTCAGACCTGGGCGCCCTCTTCACCCTGCCCTGCGTGCTTCTGAGCGCTAGCTTCCAGGACTGGCAGCTCGGAGGCGGGACCTGTGTCCTGCTGGGCTTCATGACCTCAGTGACAGTGGGAGTGGAAATCTTCAGCCTGGCAGCGCTGTCAGTGCTGAGGTATCGTATCGTTGCACCACGAATGAGGCTGCCTGCCAGCCTGACACAAGT GTTATGCGCTGTGGTAGCCATTTGGCTTGTCTCAGTAACCATGGCGTTACCCAAGGTTACCTACATTAACTTCGATGGCGGTTGCACGTGGTCAGTGGGCCGGGACAAGTGGCTGTTCTTCCTGGTTCCTGCCTTCCTGTTTTACTACGTGGCGCCCCTCCTCTGTATCGCCATCAACTGCGGCCTCATCATCTCTCACCTCCACAGCTGCCGGGGCACCCTGGCTGCAGACCGGCGCAACAAGAAAGCCACGGCTCTGCTGATTGGCTCAACGCTGGTTTTTGCAGTTAGCTGGTTGCCTTATTATGCACTTGAATTTGTCAACGTCATGTCCCCTTGGGTCAGCTCTGCAGCTTCTCCCGTTAGCAGATTTGGGGTCAGGCTTTCTTCGACTTTGTCTCCATCACACGAGCAGAGTGAGGAATCAGAGACGAGAGTTTCCCTGTTGTGGGAGGTGGCGTCCATGGCGGCCATCTTACTAGTGTGTTTGGCCCCCTGCTGGAACCCGCCACTGTACTTCCTGTTGTCACGTCCAGCAGTGCGTCAGCTCCGAGCTCTACTGCCGTCCTTCTTTCATAAGTACTTGGGGAAAAAACCTATTCAGCGCTGGCGTATTGCTCCCGCCCCTCCCCCACACCTGCCACACCCTCAGCCTCCTGCACACTCACCTACTCACCAAACTGTCACACACAAGCTGAtgcagtga